Proteins from a genomic interval of Diaphorobacter sp. HDW4A:
- a CDS encoding dihydrofolate reductase produces the protein MQINLIFARADNGVIGKDGLMPWHLPEDMAHFKELTVGRPVIMGRKTWDSLPERFRPLPGRTNIVVTRHEVWQQDGAKPATSLEDALAIASQSADTVWVIGGAQIYALALPLAQRVEVTEIHQSFEGDAHAPELGPEWKETARSDQVAANGMRFSFVTYERETD, from the coding sequence ATGCAAATCAATCTGATCTTCGCAAGAGCCGACAACGGCGTCATCGGCAAGGACGGCCTCATGCCCTGGCATCTGCCGGAGGACATGGCGCATTTCAAGGAACTCACCGTGGGCCGCCCGGTGATCATGGGACGCAAGACCTGGGACTCCCTGCCCGAGCGCTTCCGCCCCCTGCCCGGCCGCACCAACATCGTCGTCACCCGCCATGAAGTCTGGCAGCAGGACGGTGCCAAGCCCGCCACCAGTCTCGAAGACGCGCTCGCCATCGCCAGCCAGAGCGCCGACACGGTCTGGGTGATCGGCGGCGCGCAGATCTATGCGCTTGCCCTGCCACTGGCCCAGCGCGTGGAGGTCACCGAGATCCACCAGAGCTTCGAGGGCGACGCCCACGCGCCCGAACTCGGCCCCGAGTGGAAGGAAACCGCACGCAGCGATCAAGTCGCAGCGAACGGTATGCGATTCAGCTTCGTGACCTACGAGCGCGAGACCGACTGA
- a CDS encoding DUF2069 domain-containing protein produces MTASAPNDSAAPLAVQGDVAITRWLAVGSLLGLIVLSVLWELWLAPLRPGGSWLVLKALPLCIPLAGLLKRRMYTYRWVSLVVWLYFTEGVVRAWSDKAPGNWLAMIEIALCLLLFIACALHVRLRQKAARQSTAKAG; encoded by the coding sequence ATGACTGCATCAGCCCCGAACGACTCCGCTGCACCCCTCGCCGTTCAGGGCGACGTGGCAATCACCCGCTGGCTCGCGGTGGGCAGCCTGCTGGGCCTGATCGTGCTGAGCGTGCTGTGGGAGTTATGGCTCGCTCCACTGCGCCCGGGTGGTTCGTGGCTGGTGCTCAAGGCGTTGCCGCTGTGCATTCCGCTGGCCGGATTGCTCAAACGTCGCATGTACACCTACCGCTGGGTCAGTCTGGTGGTCTGGCTGTATTTCACCGAAGGCGTGGTGCGTGCATGGAGCGACAAGGCTCCGGGCAACTGGCTCGCGATGATCGAGATTGCGCTGTGCCTGCTGCTGTTCATCGCGTGTGCGCTGCATGTGCGGCTGCGCCAGAAGGCGGCGCGTCAATCCACCGCCAAGGCGGGGTGA
- a CDS encoding CFI-box-CTERM domain-containing protein, translated as MKRGDREHRRFFLEGQIERRGRCFIATLVYGAGEEVTTLRSFRDRVMRPTRLGRALILAYYRTAPGVCRFLECHPLLVRAMRGLLRPVVWIAAKTLADRGGKGDV; from the coding sequence ATGAAACGGGGTGACCGCGAGCATCGTCGGTTCTTTCTGGAGGGACAGATCGAGCGCCGGGGACGCTGCTTCATCGCCACCCTGGTCTATGGGGCGGGGGAGGAGGTCACGACGCTTCGCTCGTTCCGGGACCGGGTGATGCGTCCCACGCGGCTCGGTCGCGCGCTCATCCTTGCCTACTACCGAACTGCCCCGGGCGTCTGCCGCTTTCTGGAATGCCATCCTCTTCTGGTGCGGGCTATGCGGGGGCTGCTCAGGCCGGTGGTCTGGATTGCCGCGAAGACCCTGGCCGATCGGGGAGGGAAGGGCGATGTTTGA
- a CDS encoding glycosyltransferase, with translation MKLNPQQQPPSDMPVVELVYFNAGGGHRASSLALESAIARAGLGWRVKRTHLFEVLDPNARFRHWTGMEPEDVYNKRLARGWTLGLSQELRVLQQMIRFGHRSLVQSLTAYWREQAPAMVVSLIPNFNRAMADALAAAQPASPFVTVMTDLADCPPRFWAEPQTQQILVCGSPYALAQARAAGMAPHRMWGVSGMLLGEQFHDVAPVDRNAERAALGLDPSRPVGLVLFGAEGSRAMLPIARRLTDTQLILVCGRNEELATALRAMKRNAPTVVLGYTRAMARSMQLADFFIGKPGSGSLSEAVHMGLPPIVVRNAWTMPQERYCTDWVKDHKLGLVLPSYQRMDLAVVQLLSRIDQHKSAAARMQCRAAEQVPQVLAQILEKAQRVDMNKAA, from the coding sequence ATGAAGTTGAATCCGCAACAGCAACCACCGTCTGACATGCCGGTTGTTGAACTGGTCTATTTCAACGCTGGCGGTGGGCACCGGGCCTCTTCGCTAGCTCTGGAATCGGCGATTGCGCGTGCGGGGCTGGGCTGGCGGGTCAAGCGCACACATCTGTTCGAGGTGCTCGATCCGAACGCGCGCTTCCGTCACTGGACGGGGATGGAGCCCGAGGACGTCTACAACAAGCGGCTTGCGCGTGGCTGGACGCTGGGGCTGTCGCAGGAGCTGCGGGTGCTGCAGCAAATGATCCGGTTCGGGCATCGCTCGCTCGTGCAGTCGCTCACCGCGTATTGGCGTGAGCAGGCTCCTGCGATGGTGGTTTCGTTGATCCCCAATTTCAACCGCGCCATGGCCGACGCGCTGGCCGCAGCGCAACCGGCGAGCCCGTTCGTCACCGTGATGACCGATCTCGCGGACTGTCCGCCGCGCTTCTGGGCGGAGCCCCAGACGCAGCAGATTCTTGTGTGCGGTTCGCCCTATGCGCTGGCACAGGCACGCGCTGCGGGGATGGCGCCACATCGCATGTGGGGTGTGTCGGGCATGCTGCTTGGCGAGCAGTTTCATGACGTGGCACCGGTGGATCGCAATGCCGAGCGAGCGGCACTCGGGCTTGATCCGTCGCGGCCCGTGGGGCTCGTGCTGTTCGGGGCGGAAGGCTCGAGAGCCATGCTGCCCATCGCGCGGCGGCTGACAGACACGCAGCTGATTCTGGTCTGCGGGCGCAATGAAGAACTCGCAACGGCCTTGCGCGCCATGAAGCGCAACGCTCCCACTGTCGTGCTGGGCTACACGCGCGCGATGGCGCGCAGCATGCAGCTCGCGGACTTCTTCATCGGCAAGCCCGGCAGCGGCAGCCTGAGCGAGGCCGTGCACATGGGCCTGCCGCCCATCGTCGTGCGCAACGCGTGGACCATGCCGCAGGAGCGCTATTGCACGGACTGGGTGAAGGACCACAAGCTCGGGCTGGTGTTGCCGAGCTACCAACGCATGGATCTGGCGGTGGTGCAATTGCTTTCACGCATCGATCAGCACAAGAGCGCGGCGGCGCGCATGCAGTGCCGCGCGGCCGAACAGGTGCCGCAGGTGCTCGCGCAGATTCTGGAAAAGGCCCAGCGGGTGGACATGAATAAGGCGGCCTGA
- a CDS encoding UDP-2,3-diacylglucosamine diphosphatase has product MKREDALLNAWKSSSAMPPDVHGDMFEASRPPRRFRTLWISDLHLGTPGCQAAALLDFLKHTECETLFLVGDIIDGWQLRRQWYWPQAHNDVVQKLLRKARKGTRVIFIPGNHDEFARRYLQLDFGGVHVAEDWIHETADGRKLWVIHGDLFDGVIQCAKWLAYVGDSLYEFALKLNRHLNSMRARMGLPYWSLSKYLKLKVKRAVNYVGDFENAVAREAGKRGLQGVICGHIHHAEMRDIDGILYANDGDWVESLTALAEHSDGRLEIIQWADEMKSAALARKDKAMDEEAMHEVESATATTV; this is encoded by the coding sequence ATGAAACGCGAAGATGCTTTGCTAAATGCTTGGAAATCCTCGTCGGCCATGCCGCCCGATGTGCACGGCGACATGTTCGAGGCGTCGCGGCCGCCGCGAAGGTTTCGGACTTTGTGGATATCCGATCTGCATCTGGGAACGCCTGGTTGTCAGGCCGCCGCGCTGCTCGATTTTCTCAAACACACCGAGTGCGAGACGCTGTTTCTGGTGGGCGACATCATCGACGGTTGGCAATTGCGGCGGCAGTGGTACTGGCCGCAGGCGCACAACGATGTCGTGCAGAAGCTGCTGCGCAAGGCGCGCAAGGGCACGCGGGTGATCTTCATTCCGGGGAATCATGACGAGTTTGCGCGGCGTTATCTGCAGCTGGATTTTGGCGGCGTGCATGTCGCCGAGGACTGGATTCACGAGACCGCCGATGGGCGCAAGCTGTGGGTGATTCACGGGGATCTGTTCGATGGCGTGATTCAGTGCGCGAAGTGGCTGGCTTACGTGGGCGATTCGCTCTATGAGTTCGCGCTCAAGCTCAACCGGCATCTGAATTCGATGCGTGCCCGCATGGGACTGCCGTATTGGTCACTCTCCAAGTATCTGAAGCTCAAGGTCAAGCGCGCGGTGAACTATGTGGGTGATTTTGAAAATGCCGTGGCGCGCGAGGCGGGAAAGCGCGGACTGCAGGGCGTTATCTGCGGACATATTCACCATGCGGAGATGCGCGACATCGACGGCATTCTTTATGCCAACGATGGCGACTGGGTGGAGAGCCTTACAGCGCTAGCCGAGCATTCGGACGGGCGGTTAGAGATCATTCAGTGGGCCGATGAAATGAAGTCTGCAGCGTTGGCACGCAAGGACAAGGCGATGGATGAGGAGGCGATGCATGAAGTTGAATCCGCAACAGCAACCACCGTCTGA
- a CDS encoding FAD-binding oxidoreductase, translating to MPSTALLDRLRQIIGANNVLTEGDLIAYEQDWRRRARGKALAVVRPGNTQEVASVVRACANEKVSIVAQGGNTGLSVGSTPDESGQQVVLSLTRMNAVRHIDHANLTMTVDAGCILQSLQETADREGFLFPLSLAAEGSCTIGGNLGTNAGGTQVVRYGNTRELCLGLEVVTAQGEVWEGLKGLRKDNTGYDLRDLFIGSEGTLGVITGATMKLYPKPAAQLTAWAAVPSMQAAVQLLGLAHQQLGAGLTGFEVMGQFALSFVARHMPQLRIPFADMEGAPYCVLLENSDSESEHHARERFEALLEKALEDGCVLDAVVAESLAQAHELWHIRESIPLAQAEEGPNIKHDISIAASRIPDYVEYADALLKSELPGVRIVNFGHLGDGNLHYNVQAPAEGDPKVFMREHEDRVNHLVYEAVAKFGGSFSAEHGVGELKVDKLQKYQSPVALSMMRAIKTALDPQGIMNPGRVLPVVMD from the coding sequence ATGCCATCCACTGCACTCCTCGACCGCCTGCGCCAGATCATCGGCGCGAACAACGTATTGACCGAGGGTGATCTGATCGCCTACGAGCAGGACTGGCGTCGCCGCGCGCGCGGCAAAGCGCTGGCCGTGGTGCGACCTGGCAATACGCAGGAAGTGGCGTCCGTGGTTCGTGCCTGTGCCAATGAGAAGGTAAGCATCGTGGCGCAAGGCGGCAACACCGGCCTCTCGGTCGGCTCCACCCCCGATGAATCCGGCCAGCAGGTGGTGCTGAGCCTCACGCGCATGAACGCGGTGCGTCACATCGACCACGCCAATCTCACGATGACCGTGGACGCAGGCTGCATTCTGCAAAGCCTGCAGGAAACAGCGGATCGCGAAGGCTTTCTGTTCCCCCTTTCGCTCGCCGCCGAAGGCAGTTGCACAATTGGCGGCAACCTCGGCACCAACGCCGGCGGCACGCAGGTCGTGCGCTACGGCAACACGCGCGAGCTGTGCCTCGGGCTCGAAGTGGTCACCGCGCAAGGTGAGGTCTGGGAAGGCCTCAAGGGCCTGCGCAAGGACAACACCGGCTACGACCTGCGCGACCTGTTCATCGGCAGCGAAGGCACTCTCGGCGTGATCACTGGCGCGACGATGAAGCTCTACCCCAAGCCCGCAGCGCAGCTCACCGCATGGGCCGCCGTGCCATCGATGCAGGCGGCAGTGCAGTTGCTCGGCCTTGCGCACCAACAGCTCGGCGCGGGGCTCACGGGGTTCGAGGTCATGGGCCAGTTCGCGCTGAGCTTCGTCGCGCGCCACATGCCGCAGCTGCGCATCCCGTTTGCCGATATGGAGGGCGCGCCCTACTGCGTGCTGCTTGAGAACTCCGACAGCGAATCGGAACACCATGCACGTGAACGCTTCGAGGCCCTGCTCGAGAAGGCGCTTGAGGACGGCTGTGTGCTGGACGCAGTGGTCGCCGAAAGCCTCGCGCAGGCGCATGAACTCTGGCACATCCGCGAGAGCATTCCGCTCGCGCAGGCCGAGGAAGGCCCGAACATCAAACACGACATCTCCATCGCCGCATCCCGTATTCCTGACTACGTGGAATATGCCGACGCCCTGCTCAAAAGCGAGTTGCCGGGCGTGCGCATCGTGAACTTCGGCCACCTCGGCGACGGCAACCTGCACTACAACGTGCAGGCCCCGGCCGAAGGCGACCCCAAGGTCTTCATGCGCGAGCACGAAGACCGGGTCAACCATCTGGTCTACGAAGCCGTGGCGAAATTCGGCGGCTCATTCTCCGCCGAGCACGGCGTGGGCGAACTCAAGGTCGACAAGCTGCAGAAATACCAATCACCCGTGGCGCTGTCGATGATGCGCGCAATCAAGACCGCGCTGGACCCGCAGGGGATCATGAATCCGGGGCGGGTGTTGCCGGTGGTGATGGACTGA
- a CDS encoding YihY family inner membrane protein, with product MSLSFSSILARLEVWVEELSHFPWGTTAHTLRERFREDRLGLTASSLTFTTLLALVPFVTVALAVFTAFPMFGKMQELLQRWLVDSLIPDTIARSVLDYLTQFSAKASGLGAVGLSILFITALALILTIDRTLNNIWRVPKLRPLGQRVLIYWAAITLGPLLLAISLTLTTSMASAASRGIGQALPQSTRFIFDSIEFVLLAAGMAGLYRYVPNTLVHWRHAWAGGVFVSIGIEVAKKVLGLYLSSVPTYSVLYGTFATLPILLLWIYVAWVIVLLGAVVAAYLPSLLAGVARRAGGPGWNFLLAVELLQQLHAERDSPQYGLTAAQAAQRLGVESLQLVPALDALTALDWVVQVNETAAGDSDDADARYVLVADPVTTRLQPLVERLLIERTDSLERYWTNTGMEVIKLADVLPRKAAALKVSS from the coding sequence ATGAGTCTGAGTTTCTCGTCCATTCTTGCGCGCCTCGAAGTCTGGGTCGAAGAACTCTCGCACTTTCCATGGGGCACCACGGCCCACACCCTGCGCGAACGCTTTCGCGAGGACCGGCTGGGACTCACCGCCAGCAGCCTGACCTTCACCACGCTGCTCGCGCTCGTGCCGTTCGTGACCGTGGCGCTGGCCGTGTTCACGGCGTTTCCGATGTTCGGCAAGATGCAGGAGCTGCTGCAGCGCTGGCTGGTCGACAGCCTGATTCCCGATACCATCGCGCGCTCGGTGCTCGACTACCTCACGCAGTTCTCGGCCAAGGCCAGCGGGCTCGGAGCGGTCGGCCTGAGCATTTTGTTCATCACTGCGCTCGCGCTGATCCTTACGATCGACCGCACGCTCAACAACATCTGGCGCGTGCCCAAGCTCAGGCCGCTCGGCCAGCGGGTGCTGATCTACTGGGCCGCGATCACGCTCGGCCCGTTGCTGCTGGCGATCAGCCTCACGCTCACCACTTCGATGGCCTCGGCGGCCTCGCGCGGCATCGGGCAGGCGCTGCCGCAGAGCACGCGTTTCATTTTTGATTCCATCGAATTCGTGCTGCTGGCTGCCGGCATGGCGGGGCTGTATCGCTACGTGCCCAACACGCTGGTGCACTGGCGGCATGCATGGGCGGGCGGTGTTTTCGTGTCGATAGGCATCGAGGTGGCCAAGAAGGTGCTGGGGCTGTATCTGTCGTCGGTGCCTACTTACTCCGTGCTCTACGGAACGTTCGCGACGTTGCCGATTCTGCTGCTGTGGATCTATGTGGCCTGGGTCATCGTGCTGCTCGGCGCGGTGGTCGCCGCGTATCTGCCGAGCCTACTGGCCGGGGTGGCGCGGCGTGCGGGTGGGCCGGGCTGGAACTTCTTGTTGGCGGTGGAGTTGTTGCAGCAACTGCATGCCGAGCGCGACAGTCCCCAATACGGGCTGACGGCTGCGCAAGCCGCTCAGCGACTGGGTGTGGAGTCCCTGCAACTGGTGCCCGCGCTGGATGCCTTGACCGCGCTCGACTGGGTGGTGCAGGTCAACGAGACCGCCGCAGGCGATTCGGACGACGCCGATGCGCGTTATGTGCTGGTGGCCGATCCGGTGACCACGCGCCTGCAGCCGCTGGTGGAGCGACTGCTGATCGAGCGCACCGATTCGTTGGAGCGCTATTGGACCAACACCGGCATGGAAGTCATCAAGCTCGCCGATGTGCTGCCGCGCAAGGCGGCGGCGCTGAAGGTCAGTTCGTGA
- the hpnE gene encoding hydroxysqualene dehydroxylase HpnE, protein MSNPSSSAVKRIAVIGAGWAGMAAAVGVAEVGHQVSVFEAARTLGGRARAVQVDDVSAGSSKPLVLDNGQHILIGAYAECLRLMRKVGVDPDKALLRTPLTLVFPDGGGLQLPDAAPPFDALLGIARTRGWSVQEKFALLMRAAKWRLQGFQCSASASVADICAGLPTRLMDEFIDPLCVSALNTLAVDSSGQVFLRVLRDSLFSGRGGSNLLLPRLDLGALFPQAASNWLVARGSDNVQLGRRVQSLQREGSTWMVDGAAFDAVLLATPSAEAARLVLSAATPHDQAMHDWAACTQALQFGAIATVYLRVRGGDNKALLAHPMTALRSSATRPAQFVFDRFTLYGDSGVLAFVVSAFNGEREALVQQVTQQAAEQLGLHDLEHLQTLVEKRATFACTPGLKRPAMQIAPGLLACGDYVAGPYPATLEGAVLNGSAAAALITN, encoded by the coding sequence GTGTCCAATCCATCGAGTAGCGCCGTCAAACGGATTGCGGTGATCGGTGCGGGCTGGGCCGGCATGGCAGCCGCCGTGGGCGTGGCCGAGGTGGGCCATCAGGTGAGCGTTTTCGAAGCAGCACGCACGCTGGGCGGACGGGCTCGGGCCGTGCAGGTTGATGACGTATCAGCAGGCAGCAGCAAACCTCTGGTGCTCGACAACGGCCAGCACATCCTCATCGGCGCGTATGCCGAATGTTTGCGGCTCATGCGCAAGGTTGGCGTCGATCCTGACAAAGCGCTGCTGCGCACGCCGCTGACACTGGTGTTTCCCGATGGCGGTGGTCTGCAGTTGCCGGATGCGGCACCGCCGTTTGACGCGCTGCTGGGCATTGCTCGCACACGCGGTTGGTCGGTACAGGAAAAATTCGCCTTGTTGATGCGTGCCGCCAAGTGGCGTCTGCAGGGTTTTCAATGCAGCGCATCGGCCAGCGTGGCCGACATCTGCGCCGGTCTGCCCACACGGCTGATGGATGAGTTCATCGATCCGCTGTGCGTATCCGCACTCAACACGCTGGCGGTCGATTCGAGCGGGCAGGTGTTTCTGCGGGTGCTGCGCGACAGCCTGTTCAGCGGGCGCGGCGGCTCCAATCTGCTGCTGCCGCGCCTCGATCTGGGCGCGCTGTTTCCGCAGGCCGCGAGCAACTGGTTAGTGGCGCGCGGATCGGACAATGTGCAACTGGGCCGACGCGTGCAATCACTGCAGCGTGAAGGCTCGACGTGGATGGTGGATGGAGCCGCGTTCGATGCGGTGCTGCTTGCGACGCCGAGCGCGGAAGCCGCGCGGCTGGTCTTGAGCGCTGCCACGCCCCACGATCAGGCCATGCATGACTGGGCGGCCTGCACGCAGGCCCTGCAGTTCGGCGCGATTGCCACGGTCTACCTGCGGGTGCGTGGTGGCGACAACAAGGCACTGCTCGCGCATCCGATGACCGCGCTCCGCTCAAGCGCGACACGTCCGGCGCAGTTTGTGTTTGATCGCTTTACGCTTTATGGCGATTCGGGCGTGCTGGCCTTTGTGGTGAGTGCGTTCAACGGCGAGCGCGAAGCGCTGGTCCAGCAGGTGACGCAGCAGGCCGCCGAGCAGTTGGGATTGCACGACCTGGAGCATCTACAGACCTTGGTGGAAAAGCGCGCCACGTTTGCCTGTACACCGGGCCTGAAGCGCCCCGCCATGCAGATCGCGCCGGGTCTGCTGGCCTGCGGCGACTATGTCGCGGGACCCTATCCCGCTACGCTGGAAGGCGCCGTGCTCAACGGCAGCGCGGCTGCCGCGTTGATCACGAACTGA
- a CDS encoding site-specific integrase, with the protein MAKRGKNLLTPVQLQHWVRAREPIARTDGDGLTFTLSAAGTATWVLRYQFGGRSRELTLGNYPDISLPAARQLAREKRVEIDKGGDPAITKKQEKIRVRTTWSVRELAEDYREKIVVALAESTQEARNADLDQVIIPKLGAMLVTSVTSADIVGMIADSGRTWTMCKRLRSTCNRLFAHALGKRLIHVNPTVGIDLISVIGQRPPVRRRLMLSQDELRTLLPDINSIGIENALAFRILLATCVRTIELVKAQWANVDLDKGTWIVTEETVKTRRGYVVPLCPTVVSWFRELKKCAGDSRWVLPARRGHRRARLGGDTHVGNSTLWAALTRRFERGGLDIRRFTPHDTRSTVKSHMKAMGVSNEVSERSLNHVLKGMEEIYDQYDYLPERQAALELWAAFLLACEQGLPWTVVPLRRAA; encoded by the coding sequence GTGGCAAAAAGAGGCAAGAATCTACTGACGCCGGTGCAGCTCCAGCACTGGGTGCGTGCACGCGAACCCATCGCCAGAACCGACGGCGACGGGCTTACCTTCACCCTGTCTGCGGCCGGTACGGCCACCTGGGTTCTCCGCTACCAGTTCGGAGGGCGCTCCAGAGAACTGACGCTGGGCAACTACCCCGACATCAGCCTCCCTGCCGCACGCCAACTTGCACGCGAAAAGCGCGTTGAGATCGACAAGGGTGGCGACCCCGCGATCACAAAAAAGCAGGAGAAGATTCGCGTCCGAACCACCTGGAGTGTTCGAGAGCTCGCCGAGGACTATCGCGAGAAGATTGTTGTGGCACTTGCGGAAAGCACTCAGGAAGCCCGCAACGCAGACCTCGACCAGGTGATCATTCCCAAGCTCGGTGCCATGCTGGTCACGAGCGTGACATCCGCAGACATCGTCGGCATGATCGCCGATTCAGGGCGGACTTGGACGATGTGCAAGCGGCTTCGTTCGACCTGCAACCGGCTGTTCGCCCATGCCCTCGGGAAACGGCTCATCCATGTCAATCCAACCGTTGGAATTGATCTGATCTCGGTCATTGGCCAACGTCCTCCCGTACGCCGCAGGTTGATGCTGTCTCAAGACGAGTTGCGGACGCTGCTGCCAGACATCAACTCCATCGGCATCGAAAACGCCCTCGCCTTCAGAATCCTGCTCGCAACCTGCGTGCGGACGATCGAGCTTGTGAAGGCGCAGTGGGCCAACGTGGATTTGGACAAGGGCACCTGGATCGTCACCGAAGAAACGGTGAAGACGCGACGCGGCTACGTAGTACCGCTGTGCCCGACAGTCGTTTCATGGTTCCGGGAGCTGAAGAAGTGTGCCGGGGACTCGCGTTGGGTTCTTCCCGCTCGTCGTGGTCACAGACGCGCCAGACTCGGTGGGGACACCCACGTCGGCAACAGCACACTTTGGGCAGCGCTGACCCGCAGGTTTGAAAGAGGTGGCCTGGACATCCGGAGATTCACCCCGCATGACACCCGGAGTACGGTGAAGTCACACATGAAGGCCATGGGCGTCTCCAACGAGGTGTCCGAAAGATCTCTGAACCATGTGCTGAAAGGCATGGAAGAGATTTACGACCAGTACGACTACCTCCCGGAGCGTCAGGCTGCACTCGAGTTGTGGGCGGCCTTCCTCCTGGCTTGCGAACAGGGACTTCCCTGGACCGTCGTACCCCTGCGCCGGGCCGCCTGA
- the hpnD gene encoding presqualene diphosphate synthase HpnD, producing the protein MNPEQYVQQKAASSGSSFYYAFLFLPAQRRAAITAFYAFCREVDDVVDEVSDPGVARTKLAWWQAEVSQAFAGKPTHPVMLAMMPHVPAFGLEERQFQAIIQGCQMDLEQTRYLDFPGLTRYCHLVAGVVGEVSAKIFGQTDPKTTEYAHKLGLAFQLTNIIRDVGEDAMMGRVYLPVSELQQFDVKAHEITNRKYSDNFTKLMRFQAERAHQLYDEALALLPDTDRRAQKPGLMMASIYRTLLREIESEDFKVLHQRISLTPLRKLLLAWKMQALGRM; encoded by the coding sequence ATGAATCCGGAACAGTACGTCCAACAAAAAGCCGCCAGCTCAGGCAGCAGTTTTTACTACGCCTTCCTGTTCCTCCCGGCACAGCGACGCGCCGCCATCACCGCCTTCTACGCCTTCTGCCGCGAGGTCGACGACGTGGTCGACGAAGTCTCCGACCCCGGCGTCGCGCGCACCAAGCTCGCCTGGTGGCAGGCCGAGGTGAGCCAGGCCTTCGCGGGCAAGCCCACGCATCCGGTGATGCTGGCAATGATGCCGCACGTGCCCGCCTTCGGGCTCGAAGAGCGGCAGTTCCAAGCCATCATTCAGGGCTGTCAGATGGATCTGGAGCAGACCCGCTATCTCGACTTCCCCGGCCTTACACGCTACTGCCATCTGGTGGCGGGCGTCGTGGGCGAGGTGTCGGCAAAGATCTTCGGCCAGACCGACCCCAAGACGACGGAATACGCGCACAAGCTGGGCCTTGCGTTCCAGCTCACCAACATCATCCGCGATGTGGGCGAGGACGCGATGATGGGTCGCGTCTACCTGCCCGTGTCCGAGCTACAGCAGTTCGACGTCAAAGCGCACGAGATCACCAACCGCAAGTATTCCGACAACTTCACCAAACTGATGCGCTTTCAAGCTGAGCGCGCGCACCAGCTTTATGACGAGGCGCTGGCGCTGCTGCCCGACACCGACCGCCGCGCGCAGAAGCCCGGTCTGATGATGGCCAGCATCTACCGCACGCTTCTGCGCGAGATCGAAAGCGAAGACTTCAAGGTGCTGCACCAGCGCATCAGCCTTACGCCGCTGCGCAAGCTGTTGCTGGCGTGGAAGATGCAGGCGCTGGGGCGCATGTAA
- a CDS encoding thymidylate synthase has protein sequence MSTNTPLRPVRSQYEDFLRHVYEHGVAKTDRTGTGTRSVFGHQMRFDLAEGFPLVTTKKVHLKSIILELLWFLRGDSNVKWLQERGCTIWNEWAREDGDLGPVYGVQWRNWPKPDGGHIDQIAEVVKQLKSNPDSRRIIVSAWNVADLPEMALMPCHAFFQFYVADGKLSCQLYQRSADIFLGVPFNIASYALLTHMLAQQCDLAVGDFVWTGGDCHIYNNHFEQVETQLTRTPFAYPTLHIKRRPDSIFDYEYEDFEVLGYEHHAAIKAPVAV, from the coding sequence ATGAGCACGAATACCCCGCTGCGCCCTGTGCGTTCCCAGTACGAAGATTTTCTGCGTCACGTCTACGAGCATGGCGTGGCGAAAACCGACCGTACCGGTACGGGGACGCGCAGCGTGTTCGGCCATCAGATGCGCTTTGATCTGGCAGAAGGCTTTCCGCTGGTCACCACCAAGAAGGTGCATCTCAAGTCCATCATTCTCGAGCTGCTGTGGTTTCTGCGTGGCGACAGCAATGTGAAGTGGCTGCAGGAGCGCGGCTGCACCATCTGGAACGAATGGGCACGCGAAGACGGCGACCTCGGCCCGGTCTACGGAGTGCAGTGGCGCAACTGGCCCAAGCCCGATGGCGGCCACATCGACCAGATCGCCGAGGTGGTCAAACAGCTCAAGTCCAACCCGGACAGCCGCCGCATCATCGTGAGCGCCTGGAACGTAGCCGACCTGCCCGAGATGGCGCTCATGCCCTGCCATGCGTTCTTCCAGTTCTACGTGGCCGACGGCAAGCTCAGTTGCCAGCTCTACCAGCGCAGTGCGGACATTTTCCTCGGCGTGCCGTTCAACATCGCCAGCTACGCGCTACTCACCCATATGCTGGCCCAGCAATGCGATCTGGCGGTCGGGGATTTCGTTTGGACCGGCGGTGATTGCCATATTTACAACAACCATTTCGAACAGGTCGAGACACAACTGACGCGCACGCCATTCGCCTATCCGACGCTGCATATCAAGCGCCGTCCCGACTCCATCTTCGACTATGAATACGAAGATTTCGAAGTGCTGGGTTACGAACACCACGCCGCCATCAAGGCGCCGGTGGCGGTTTGA